In one Corallococcus sp. EGB genomic region, the following are encoded:
- a CDS encoding UPF0489 family protein, translated as MNPNDDVALRHLRLAGVVRLGLGGGRGPTDAYVFDPHRLALPAWACALGDEGPPALLVTLDRHLDIVVPERPADMPDRSAGLRALDEHTRWRLDVRNYDHILAAMEANLVGDALLIARTRPRGSFSGDTYVDTRGRSHRIVTVTTVDRAAEAYLHPGPTDAVRDVLEAASAVLLDLDLDCFTSLSDADPTTVLPWPKSVIREFLLPPDSEPFWDAVLGKAVALTLAREPHHCGGLLASGELFRDVADVLFRELLRVEPP; from the coding sequence ATGAACCCAAATGATGACGTTGCCCTGCGCCACCTGCGCCTCGCGGGCGTGGTGCGGTTGGGGCTGGGCGGAGGCCGGGGCCCGACGGATGCGTATGTGTTCGACCCGCATCGGCTCGCACTGCCCGCATGGGCCTGTGCGCTCGGCGATGAGGGGCCCCCTGCCCTGCTCGTCACGCTGGACCGGCACCTGGACATCGTGGTGCCCGAGCGCCCCGCGGACATGCCGGACCGCTCCGCCGGCCTGCGCGCCTTGGATGAACACACGCGGTGGCGCCTGGACGTGCGCAACTACGACCACATCCTCGCGGCCATGGAGGCGAACCTCGTCGGTGACGCGCTGCTCATCGCGCGCACCCGGCCCCGGGGCTCCTTCTCCGGGGACACCTACGTGGACACGCGCGGCCGCTCGCACCGCATCGTGACGGTGACGACGGTGGACCGCGCGGCGGAGGCGTACCTGCACCCCGGCCCCACGGACGCGGTGCGCGACGTCCTGGAGGCCGCGTCCGCCGTGCTGCTGGACCTGGACCTGGACTGCTTCACCAGCCTGAGCGACGCGGACCCCACCACCGTGCTGCCGTGGCCGAAGTCCGTCATCCGCGAGTTCCTCCTGCCGCCCGACTCGGAGCCCTTCTGGGACGCGGTGCTGGGCAAGGCGGTGGCGCTGACGCTCGCGCGCGAGCCGCACCACTGCGGCGGGCTGCTCGCGTCCGGCGAGCTGTTCCGCGACGTGGCGGACGTCCTCTTCCGCGAGCTGCTGCGCGTCGAGCCGCCCTGA